One stretch of Cottoperca gobio chromosome 18, fCotGob3.1, whole genome shotgun sequence DNA includes these proteins:
- the rap1gds1 gene encoding rap1 GTPase-GDP dissociation stimulator 1 isoform X3, protein MVRFGFQAHPPRNILTYSSSIQFMRSPCVEAGLIPPLIQLLNSADQEVLLQTGRALGNICYDSHEGRSAVDLAGGAQIVAEHIKALSQNTEPENEKLLTVFCGMLMNYSNDNDSLQAQLINMGVIPTLVKLLGIHSHNIALTEMCLIAFGNLAELESSKEQFASTNIAEELVRLFLKQTEHEKKEMIFEVLAPLAENDVIKLQLVEAGLVECLLEVVAQTVDGEREEDIAQLKTSSDLMVLLLLGDESMQKLFEGGKGSVFQRVLSWIPSHNHQLQLAGALAIANFARNDGNCIHMVDTGIVQKLLELLDRHVEEGNVTVQHAALSALRNLAIPVVNKSKMLSAGVADVVLKFLQSEMPPVQFKLLGTLRMLIDTQAEAADQLGTNGKLVERLVEWCEAKDHAGVMGESNRLLSALIRHSKSKEVVRTVIHGGGVKHLVTMATSEHMIMQNEALVALGLIAALDLVAAEKDFVGASLVSVLHKLLSDERSAPEIKYNSMILICAVMGSEPLHKEVQSLAFIDVVSKLRAHENKMVSHQASLTEQRLTAQS, encoded by the exons AGTTCATGCGGAGTCCCTGTGTTGAAGCCGGCCTCATCCCTCCTCTAATTCAGCTGTTAAACTCCGCCGACCAGGAGGTTTTACTGCAGACTGGCCGAGCTCTTGGCAACATCTGTTATGACAGCC ATGAGGGCAGGAGTGCAGTTGACCTGGCAGGAGGGGCTCAGATAGTAGCTGAACACATTAAAGCCCTCTCCCAAAATACTGAGCCGGAAAATGAGAAGCTCTTGACTGTCTTTTGTGGCATGCTGATGAACTATAGCAATGATAATG attcCTTACAAGCTCAGCTGATCAATATGGGTGTGATTCCCACTCTGGTGAAGCTGCTAGGCATCCATTCCCACAACATAGCCCTCACAGAAATGTGTCTAATTGCCTTTGGGAATTTGGCTGAGCTTG AGTCCAGCAAAGAGCAGTTTGCCTCCACCAATATCGCCGAGGAGCTGGTGCGTCTTTTCCTGAAGCAGACGGAACACGAGAAGAAGGAAATGATTTTTGAGGTTCTGGCTCCACTTGCAGAAAATG ATGTGATAAAGCTACAGCTGGTGGAGGCAGGCTTGGTGGAGTGTCTCCTGGAGGTGGTGGCTCAGACTgtagacggagagagagaggaggacatcGCTCAGCTCAAGACTTCCTCGGACCTCATGGTTCTCCTGCTGCTGGGAG ATGAGTCCATGCAGAAGCTGTTCGAGGGAGGAAAGGGCAGCGTCTTCCAGAGGGTCCTGTCCTGGATACCATCTCACAACCACCAGCTGCAGCTCGCTGGGGCTCTGGCCATTGCTAATTTTGCTCGCAACG ATGGGAACTGCATCCACATGGTGGACACCGGTATTGTGCAGAAGCTTCTGGAGCTGTTGGATCGACACGTTGAGGAAGGCAACGTCACGGTTCAACACGCAGCACTGAGCGCCCTGCGCAACCTGGCCATTCCTG TGgtaaacaaatccaagatgcTGTCAGCTGGAGTAGCAGACGTAGTGTTGAAGTTTTTGCAATCGGAGATGCCTCCAGTCCAGTTTAAACTCCTGGGGACGTTACGTATGCTCATCGATACACAAG CTGAAGCCGCAGACCAGCTGGGAACCAATGGGAAACTGGTGGAGAGGCTAGTGGAGTGGTGTGAAGCCAAAGATCATGCAGGGGTGATGGGCGAGTCCAACAGGCTCCTGTCGGCCCTCATTCGACACAGCAAGTCAAAG gaaGTCGTCAGAACTGTCATCCATGGAGGAGGGGTCAAGCACTTAGTAACCATGGCAACTAGTGAGCACATGATTATGCAGAATGAAGCACTGGTGGCTTTGGGTCTCATAGCAGCGCTGGATTTGG TTGCAGCTGAGAAGGACTTTGTCGGAGCCAGCCTGGTGTCAGTGCTTCACAAGCTGCTGTCGGACGAGAGGAGTGCACCAGAGATCAAGTACAACTCTATGATCCTCATCTGTGCAGTCATGGGCTCAG aACCTCTCCACAAAGAGGTCCAGAGCCTGGCGTTCATCGACGTGGTGTCCAAGCTGAGGGCCCACGAAAACAAAATGGTATCACACCAGGCATCGCTCACAGAGCAGCGATTAACTGCCCAGAGCTAA